From a single Nicotiana tabacum cultivar K326 chromosome 8, ASM71507v2, whole genome shotgun sequence genomic region:
- the LOC107804882 gene encoding formin-like protein 20 — protein MALFRRFFYRKPPDRLLEISERVYVFDCCFSTDALDEYEYKTYMGGIVAQLQDHYPDASFMVFNFKEGDQRSQISDILTQYDMTVMDYPRRYEGCPVLPLEMIKHFLRSSESWLSLEGQQNVLLMHCERGGWPVLAFMLAGLLLYREQYTGEQKTLDMVYRQAPRELLYVLSPLNPQPSQLRYLHYITRRTIGLDWLPSDIPFALDCIILRVLPLFDGGKGCRLVVRVYGQDPASTTSNRSSKLLFSTSKTKQHGRLYRQEECALVKIDIHCRVQGDVVLECIHLEDDLVREEMIFRVMFHTAFIRSNVLMLTRDEVDVPWDAKDQFSREFKAEVLFSDADAVPSIITVEAPDEDDNETEGDSPEEFFEVEEIFSNVIDGPDGRGESDAHSVQDSMQDDDSTEIWKEELEHHAFQDSAFIDVNRKQERNADSTQQASKTNGLAHNDDLINSKAVISDVSSDKDSKAGTHGASVISEEVENKQDIEGTFRQERQGSQQKLTTDISKGKNEKAPSSLKKQLVSNSKLAVDGIGPKDKSKQKESQGTLLRLAKPNAVSRWIPSNKGSYTNSMHVAYPPSRYKSAPPVLAVTKDSQSGLKSKSSSPRASSEAKIPAGAGRVPKKHSSCPASLDMSTVKEAPVAMTSSSESVESQAYDLQESPQSPLPSSLPSFRYPSTSSLELPPIQEASNNLPDSATLPVSSLETDITTDSLSHLSFPPPPPPPPPPLCLFHCHSVIMSNLYHHLHLPLHLHLYHQMPPPPPPPPPIPAPPPPPPPPPFPIVPRVTSLLTTSAPPPPPPPPPPPPPQPPPSLGVSASPSPPPLPPPSPSPQPLQSAPLSPTSTPSQNIPPPPPPPPPSPPSRNAPTSTPPPPPLPPPLSRKALAPILPPPTPPPPPPRNAPSATPPPPPPPPPPLSYGIPPAPPPPSIFCPHPPSSPASFSGEPPRPPPLPPPLHVSPLPSPPLSAAPPPPPPPPPVPGASPLPPSIVGPPDPPPLPDGGPPDPPPPPSCSRPAPPPPPGGGPPAPPPPPPLDGGPPAPPPPPGGGPPPPPPPPRGGPPPPPPPPGGGPPPPPIHGAPPPPPPPGGRGPGPPPPPPPGGRGPGPPPPPPPGGSAPGPPPPPGAPRPPGGGPPPPPLFGAKGPGAAGRGIPAGRAPILSRTRSNLKPLHWSKVTRALQGSLWEELQRHGEPQIAPEFDVSEIEVLFSATPKSSSSGKSGGRKKSAESKPDKVHLVDLRRANNTEIMLTKVKMPLPDMMAAALAMDESILDADQVENLIKFCPTKDEMDLLKGYTGDKELLGKCEQFFLELMKVPRVESKLRVFLFKIQFKSQVTDFKKSLTTVNSACEEQVRNSSKLKEIMKKILFLGNTLNQGTARGSAIGFKLDSLLKLTDTRATNNKMTLMHYLCKVLASKSPALLDFHEDLVSVEAASKIQLKSLAEEMQAIIKGLEKVKKELEASENDGPVSEIFCKTLKEFIGASEAEVGSLRELYSVAGRNADALALYFNEDPAKCPFEQVTATLLNFVRLFRKAHEENLKQAELDKKKVQKEAETENAEGSNLTKKGEK, from the exons ATGGCGCTGTTCAGACGATTCTTCTATAGGAAGCCGCCGGATCGGCTTCTAGAGATCTCTGAACGGGTCTATG TGTTTGATTGTTGCTTCTCAACGGACGCATTGGACGAATATGAGTACAAGACATACATGGGAGGGATTGTAGCTCAGCTACAGGACCATTATCCAGATGCTTCTTTCATggtttttaacttcaaagaagGAGATCAGAGGAGCCAAATATCAGATATATTAACGCAGTATGATATGACAGTCATGGATTATCCTCGGCGGTATGAGGGGTGTCCTGTATTGCCACTGGAGATGATCAAGCACTTCTTGAGATCCAGTGAGAGCTGGCTTTCACTCGAGGGCCAACAAAATGTGCTGTTAATGCACTGTGAGAGGGGAGGGTGGCCCGTACTTGCTTTCATGCTGGCTGGCCTTCTTTTGTACAGAGAACAGTACACTGGTGAGCAGAAGACTCTTGACATGGTATACAGGCAAGCTCCTAGGGAACTTCTTTATGTTTTATCACCTCTGAATCCACAGCCGTCTCAGCTTAGGTATCTTCATTATATCACCAGAAGAACTATTGGCTTAGACTGGCTGCCATCAGATATACCTTTCGCTTTAGATTGTATCATACTCAGGGTCCTTCCTCTATTTGATGGTGGGAAGGGCTGCCGACTGGTGGTTCGTGTCTATGGTCAGGACCCTGCTTCAACAACGTCCAATAGGAGTTCTAAACTCCTTTTTTCAACTTCAAAGACAAAACAACATGGTCGCCTCTATCGACAG GAAGAGTGTGCGCTAGTGAAAATAGATATCCACTGTCGTGTCCAAGGAGATGTTGTTCTTGAGTGCATCCATTTGGAAGATGACCTAGTTAGGGAAGAAATGATATTCAGAGTTATGTTTCATACGGCATTTATTCGCTCAAATGTTTTAATGTTAACTCGTGATGAAGTTGATGTCCCATGGGATGCAAAAGACCAATTTTCTAGGGAGTTCAAAGCAGAG GTACTTTTTTCGGATGCTGATGCTGTTCCATCTATTATCACCGTAGAAGCGCCAGATGAAGATGATAATGAGACTGAAGGTGATTCACCAGAGGAGTTCTTTGAGGTGGAAGAGATATTCAGTAATGTTATTGATGGACCGGATGGAAGAGGGGAATCTGATGCCCATTCAGTTCAGGACAGTATGCAGGATGACGATAGCACTGAAATATGGAAAGAGGAGTTGGAGCATCATGCTTTTCAAGATAGTGCATTTATTGATGTTAATCGCAAACAAGAGAGAAATGCAGATTCTACTCAACAAGCATCAAAAACAAATGGTTTAGCGCATAATGACGACTTGATAAACTCCAAGGCTGTGATTTCTGATGTTTCTAGCGACAAGGACTCTAAAGCAGGAACACATGGGGCTAGTGTCATATCAGAAGAAGTGGAGAATAAACAAGATATAGAAGGCACTTTTAGACAGGAGAGGCAGGGTTCACAACAGAAATTGACTACTGATATCAGTAAAGGAAAGAATGAAAAGGCACCTTCATCTCTAAAGAAACAGCTCGTATCCAACTCCAAACTTGCTGTTGATGGGATTGGACCtaaagataaatctaaacaaAAGGAATCTCAGGGCACTCTGTTGCGACTAGCAAAGCCAAATGCAGTATCTCGGTGGATCCCTTCTAATAAAGGTTCTTACACTAATTCAATGCATGTGGCATATCCACCATCAAGGTATAAGAGTGCTCCACCTGTGCTTGCTGTTACCAAGGATTCTCAATCTGGGTTAAAATCAAAATCGTCATCTCCTCGAGCTTCTTCAGAAGCTAAAATTCCAGCTGGAGCAGGTCGTGTTCCAAAGAAGCACTCTTCATGTCCAGCATCATTAGATATGTCAACAGTCAAGGAGGCACCTGTTGCAATGACCTCTTCATCAGAATCAGTTGAAAGCCAGGCATATGACCTTCAGGAATCCCCTCAAAGTCCCCTACCTTCTTCACTGCCTTCATTTCGATATCCAAGCACTTCATCACTTGAATTGCCTCCTATTCAGGAAGCAAGTAATAACCTACCAGATTCTGCAACGCTACCCGTGTCTTCGTTGGAAACCGATATTACAACGGATTCTTTATCTCACCTATCCTTCCCTCCCCCACCTCCCCCACCTCCCCCACCCCTCTGCCTGTTCCATTGTCACTCAGTCATAATGTCAAATCTGTATCATCACCTCCACCTCCCCCTCCACCTCCACCTCTATCATCAAATG CCAcctcctccccctccccctccccctatACCTGCCCCTCCACCTCCTCCACCACCTCCACCATTTCCAATTGTGCCTAGAGTTACTTCTTTGCTGACAACAAGTGCTCCACCACCACCACCGccgcctcctcctcctcctccacccCAGCCACCTCCTTCACTTGGTGTTTCAGCTTCACCTTCCCCACCACCACTGCCACCTCCTTCACCATCTCCACAACCTTTGCAGAGTGCTCCACTTTCACCAACCTCAACTCCTTCACAAAATATACCTCCTCCACCTCCACCTCCCCCACCTTCACCTCCTTCACGAAATGCTCCGACTTCAACTCCTCCACCACCTCCTTTACCACCACCTCTTTCAAGAAAGGCTCTGGCGCCAATTCTGCCTCCACCTACTCCACCCCCACCCCCTCCAAGAAATGCTCCATCTGCGACTCCTCCTCCACCTCCCCCACCTCCCCCACCCCTCTCATATGGTATTCCACCTGCACCACCTCCACCTTCAATTTTTTGTCCCCATCCTCCTTCCTCCCCAGCTTCTTTCTCTGGAGAACCACCCCGACCCCCACCTTTACCACCTCCCTTGCATGTATCGCCTTTACCATCTCCTCCATTGTCAGCagctccacctcctcctcctcctcctcctccagtACCTGGAGCTTCGCCTCTACCTCCTTCAATAGTTGGGCCTCCAGATCCTCCACCTCTCCCCGATGGTGGCCCTCCAGATCCTCCACCTCCTCCAAGTTGCAGTCGGCCCGCTCCTCCACCTCCCCCCGGTGGTGGCCCTCCAGCTCCTCCACCTCCACCTCCCCTCGATGGTGGCCCTCCAGCTCCTCCGCCTCCCCCTGGTGgcggccctccacctcctcctcctcccccCCGAGGCGGtcctccaccacctcctcctcctcctggTGGCGGTCCACCACCTCCTCCAATACATGGAGCACCACCTCCCCCACCACCTCCTGGAGGTAGAGGACCTGGACCACCTCCCCCACCACCTCCTGGAGGTAGAGGACCTGGACCACCTCCCCCACCACCTCCTGGAGGTAGTGCACCTGGTCCACCTCCCCCACCTGGAGCTCCAAGACCTCCAGGTGGTGGACCTCCCCCACCGCCACTATTTGGCGCTAAAGGACCTGGGGCAGCCGGCAGAGGAATTCCTGCTGGGAGAGCTCCAATACTTTCACGGACAAGATCTAATTTAAAGCCATTGCACTGGAGCAAGGTAACCAGGGCACTACAGGGAAGCCTATGGGAGGAACTACAGAGACATGGAGAGCCTCAAAT TGCACCAGAGTTTGATGTGTCAGAAATTGAGGTTCTTTTCTCTGCCACCCCCAAGTCAAGTAGTTCGGGTAAATCTGGAGGACGGAAGAAGTCTGCTGAATCTAAACCGGACAAGGTTCATCTG GTTGACCTAAGAAGGGCGAATAATACTGAGATTATGCTCACAAAGGTGAAAATGCCACTTCCAGACATGATG GCAGCTGCACTGGCAATGGATGAGTCTATTTTAGATGCAGATCAGGTGGAGAATCTTATAAAGTTTTGTCCTACAAAAGATGAGATGGATCTTCTTAAG GGTTACACTGGTGACAAAGAGCTTCTCGGAAAGTGTGAACAG TTCTTTTTGGAGTTGATGAAGGTGCCACGAGTAGAGTCGAAATTAAGAGTGTTTCTCTTCAAGATTCAGTTCAAATCTCAG GTGACAGACTTCAAGAAAAGCTTAACCACTGTGAACTCTGCATGCGAAGAG CAGGTCCGAAATTCTTCCAAATTGAAGGAAATAATGAAGAAAATTTTGTTTCTAGGGAATACGTTAAATCAGGGAACTGCCAGAG GTTCTGCCATTGGATTTAAGTTGGACAGTCTATTGAAGCTCACTGATACACGTGCTACTAACAACAAGATGACACTCATGCATTATCTTTGTAAG GTTCTTGCTTCAAAGTCACCAGCACTTTTAGACTTCCATGAAGATCTTGTAAGCGTGGAAGCTGCATCAAAG ATACAATTGAAGTCTTTGGCTGAAGAAATGCAAGCAATCATCAAGGGGCTGGAAAAAGTTAAGAAGGAACTGGAGGCATCTGAGAATGATGGCCCCGTGTCTGAAATTTTTTGCAAG ACCTTAAAGGAATTCATTGGTGCGTCTGAAGCAGAGGTTGGCTCTCTCAGGGAGTTGTATTCCGTGGCG GGCAGAAATGCAGACGCACTTGCACTATATTTTAATGAGGATCCTGCCAAATGTCCATTTGAACAAG TCACCGCAACCCTCTTAAATTTTGTGAGGTTGTTCCGCAAAGCCCATGAAGAGAACTTGAAGCAGGCTGAACTAGATAAGAAGAAAGTTCAGAAGGAAGCCGAAACAGAGAATGCGGAAGGAAGTAACTTAACAAAGAAGGGTGAGAAGTAA